In Candidatus Delongbacteria bacterium, one genomic interval encodes:
- a CDS encoding F0F1 ATP synthase subunit alpha, with protein MQIRPEEITSIIKKQIADFSSTLNLEEVGEVIMVGDGIARVHGLDKVMAGELVEFPGEVYGMAMNLEEDNVGVVIFGGETSVSEGDTVKRTRRIMEIPVGRALLGRVVNPLGQPIDGRGPIDTSESAPIERKATGVITRSPVNQPLMTGLKAVDSMIPIGRGQRELIIGDRQTGKTAVAVDTIINQKGKNVVCIYVAIGQKGSTVAKVMKTLEEHGALDHTIIVTASAADSAPLQFLAPYSGAAIGEYFRDNGEDALVVYDDLTKHAWAYRQMSLLLRRPPGREAYPGDVFYLHSRLLERAAKLDGTMNEQMRKQGIRKPGGSLTALPIIETQAGDVSAYIPTNVISITDGQIFLESDLFYSGVRPAINVGISVSRVGGNAQTKAMKKVAGTLRLDLASYRELAAFAQFGSDLDKATQAQLARGERLVELLKQGQYQPMENQDQVLQIMLGVNGVFDRIAAARVRECASQFVDHFRSANPAVYDKLRDTGVLSDDIRDAVLAAGREFVANFEG; from the coding sequence ATGCAAATCAGACCCGAGGAAATCACCTCGATCATCAAGAAACAGATCGCCGATTTCTCCAGCACGCTGAATCTGGAGGAAGTCGGTGAGGTGATCATGGTGGGTGACGGCATCGCGCGTGTCCATGGCCTGGACAAGGTGATGGCCGGCGAGCTGGTGGAGTTCCCCGGCGAAGTCTACGGCATGGCGATGAACCTCGAAGAGGACAACGTCGGTGTCGTGATCTTCGGTGGTGAGACATCCGTCAGCGAAGGCGACACCGTGAAGCGCACCCGGCGCATCATGGAGATCCCCGTGGGGCGCGCCCTGCTGGGCCGTGTCGTCAACCCGCTGGGCCAGCCCATCGACGGACGCGGCCCCATCGATACCAGTGAGTCCGCCCCCATCGAACGCAAGGCCACGGGCGTGATCACCCGCAGCCCCGTGAACCAGCCCCTGATGACCGGACTCAAGGCCGTGGACTCGATGATTCCCATCGGCCGGGGCCAGCGCGAGTTGATCATTGGTGACCGCCAGACCGGCAAGACTGCCGTGGCCGTGGACACCATCATCAACCAGAAGGGCAAGAACGTCGTCTGCATCTACGTGGCCATCGGCCAGAAGGGGTCCACCGTGGCGAAGGTCATGAAGACCCTCGAGGAGCACGGCGCCCTGGATCACACGATCATCGTCACGGCCAGTGCCGCCGACAGTGCCCCGTTGCAGTTCCTGGCGCCCTATTCCGGCGCTGCCATCGGCGAGTACTTCCGCGACAACGGCGAAGACGCTCTGGTGGTCTACGACGATCTGACCAAGCACGCCTGGGCCTACCGCCAGATGTCGCTGCTGCTGCGTCGTCCGCCCGGCCGCGAAGCCTATCCCGGCGACGTGTTCTATCTGCACAGCCGCCTTCTCGAGCGTGCCGCCAAGCTGGACGGCACCATGAACGAGCAGATGCGCAAGCAGGGCATCCGCAAGCCCGGTGGCAGCCTGACCGCGCTGCCGATCATCGAGACCCAGGCCGGCGACGTGTCCGCCTACATTCCGACCAACGTGATCTCGATCACCGACGGGCAGATCTTCCTCGAGAGTGATCTGTTCTATTCGGGCGTGCGTCCTGCGATCAACGTGGGCATCAGCGTGAGCCGCGTGGGAGGAAACGCCCAGACCAAGGCCATGAAGAAGGTGGCCGGTACCCTGCGCCTCGATCTGGCGTCCTACCGCGAGCTGGCGGCCTTCGCACAGTTCGGCAGTGATCTGGACAAGGCCACCCAGGCCCAGCTGGCCCGTGGCGAGCGTCTGGTGGAACTGCTGAAGCAGGGCCAGTACCAGCCCATGGAGAACCAGGACCAGGTGCTGCAGATCATGCTGGGCGTGAACGGTGTCTTCGACCGCATCGCTGCGGCCAGGGTGCGCGAGTGCG
- the atpH gene encoding ATP synthase F1 subunit delta produces MSVTGIDRSYGRALYETAVEAGELEQRLLEVQALRSALDTELDSLLLSPKVPLATRLTVLSEVFSGTSPQFLRFLTLVVSKGRAAWLKGIAEDFVLRHERGRGILRGQLESAIVLDPALEEEIRSALSGPLGGTLELSRKVRPDLLGGFTVRADGRLLDASLKARLEALRRHLKAARASA; encoded by the coding sequence ATGAGCGTCACGGGCATCGATCGCAGCTACGGGCGCGCCCTGTACGAAACGGCCGTGGAAGCCGGTGAGCTCGAGCAGAGACTGCTGGAAGTACAGGCTCTGCGCTCCGCTCTGGACACGGAGCTGGACAGCTTGCTGCTCAGCCCGAAAGTGCCCCTGGCCACACGACTGACGGTGCTCTCCGAGGTCTTTTCGGGTACCAGCCCCCAGTTTCTGCGTTTCCTGACCCTCGTGGTCAGCAAGGGACGCGCGGCCTGGCTCAAGGGCATCGCCGAGGACTTCGTGCTGAGACATGAAAGAGGCCGCGGCATTCTGCGTGGTCAGCTGGAGTCGGCCATCGTGCTGGATCCGGCACTTGAAGAGGAAATTCGCAGCGCCCTTTCCGGCCCCCTGGGCGGAACGCTGGAGCTGAGCCGCAAGGTGCGTCCCGATCTGTTGGGCGGCTTTACGGTGCGCGCGGATGGCCGGTTGCTGGATGCGTCGCTCAAGGCGCGTCTGGAAGCCTTGCGCCGTCATCTCAAGGCGGCTCGAGCCAGCGCCTGA
- the atpF gene encoding F0F1 ATP synthase subunit B, which produces MKLNQIFSLDPGSVLWTLLTFALLLFLLGKFAWGPILAGLKAREQGIKDSIDKARSDQEAAARARQDHERELASGRADAQKLLAESRDRAKKYEAEQVELAKAEAQKLKEKANEEIALQGRQALQNLQGELVDLTLDAAGKLLGKNLDPATHAELVRDSLASLGRRS; this is translated from the coding sequence ATGAAACTCAACCAGATCTTCTCGCTGGATCCCGGGTCCGTGCTCTGGACCCTGCTCACCTTCGCCCTGCTGCTGTTCCTGCTGGGCAAGTTCGCCTGGGGTCCCATTCTGGCGGGTCTGAAGGCACGCGAGCAGGGCATCAAGGACAGCATCGACAAGGCGCGCAGCGATCAGGAAGCTGCCGCCCGGGCGCGTCAGGACCACGAGCGCGAGTTGGCCTCGGGTCGTGCGGATGCCCAGAAGCTGCTGGCCGAGAGCCGCGATCGTGCCAAGAAGTACGAGGCGGAGCAGGTCGAGCTGGCCAAGGCCGAAGCGCAGAAGCTGAAGGAGAAGGCGAACGAAGAGATCGCCCTTCAGGGTCGTCAGGCTCTGCAGAATCTGCAGGGCGAGCTGGTGGACCTGACTCTGGACGCTGCCGGAAAACTGCTGGGCAAGAACCTGGATCCGGCCACTCACGCTGAGCTGGTGCGGGATTCCCTGGCCAGCCTGGGACGCCGCTCATGA
- the atpB gene encoding F0F1 ATP synthase subunit A, producing the protein MKLNLPILLLLLGLNLAVSPLRAEEHPSADPHAVTTETQPATDAAASHEEAVVDPHAAPTTESHATPAHTDAAHGTAGGHGDAGGHGEGEHSSGELIKHNIEHHLVDLQKVELPFVAIATDGWKIRAPFLDGLHASTSVGNPIIKWRVDSPAGEAWIPVSKHMLYMWFGGLLVLLALLAVRGNAGSASPRGMGNLVEVFIIFIRDDVVLPNTGEEGLKYMPFFLTTFFFILGMNLLGLVPFGASATGNLSVTAGLALSAFVMIQLAGIREHGVVGHFKGLMPHGVPLAVAPILLPIEFLGMFTKPFALCVRLFANMMAGHAVLAAFMGLILVPLLALGIVPFATLLSVLELFVAFLQAYVFVMLTAIFVGGAIHQH; encoded by the coding sequence GTGAAGTTGAACCTCCCCATTCTGCTGTTGTTGCTGGGCCTGAACCTGGCGGTGTCACCCCTGCGGGCTGAAGAGCACCCGAGCGCGGATCCGCATGCGGTGACCACCGAGACCCAGCCTGCCACGGATGCCGCAGCCTCACACGAGGAGGCCGTCGTTGACCCGCATGCCGCTCCCACCACCGAGTCACACGCCACTCCCGCACACACGGATGCGGCACACGGCACCGCTGGCGGTCATGGCGATGCCGGCGGACACGGCGAGGGTGAACACTCCAGCGGCGAACTGATCAAGCACAACATCGAGCACCATCTGGTGGACCTGCAGAAGGTGGAACTGCCCTTCGTGGCCATCGCAACCGATGGCTGGAAGATCCGTGCGCCATTCCTTGACGGCCTGCACGCGTCCACCAGCGTGGGCAACCCGATCATCAAGTGGCGTGTCGACAGTCCGGCGGGCGAGGCTTGGATTCCCGTGAGCAAGCACATGCTGTACATGTGGTTCGGCGGCCTGCTGGTCCTGCTGGCACTGCTTGCCGTGCGCGGCAATGCGGGAAGTGCCAGCCCGCGAGGCATGGGCAACCTGGTGGAAGTGTTCATCATCTTCATTCGCGATGATGTGGTTCTGCCCAACACGGGCGAGGAGGGGCTGAAGTACATGCCCTTTTTCCTGACCACCTTCTTCTTCATTCTGGGCATGAACCTGCTGGGGCTGGTGCCCTTCGGGGCCAGTGCCACGGGCAACCTCAGCGTGACGGCCGGCCTGGCCCTGAGCGCTTTCGTGATGATCCAGCTGGCGGGAATCCGTGAACACGGCGTCGTCGGCCATTTCAAGGGCCTGATGCCCCATGGCGTGCCTCTGGCGGTGGCCCCGATCCTGCTGCCCATCGAGTTTCTGGGCATGTTCACCAAGCCCTTCGCCCTCTGCGTGCGACTGTTCGCCAACATGATGGCGGGACATGCGGTGCTGGCGGCATTCATGGGCCTGATCCTCGTGCCCCTGCTGGCGCTGGGCATCGTGCCCTTCGCCACGCTGCTTTCGGTGCTGGAGCTTTTCGTGGCCTTCCTGCAGGCCTACGTTTTCGTGATGCTGACGGCAATCTTCGTGGGTGGAGCGATCCACCAACACTGA
- the atpE gene encoding ATP synthase F0 subunit C: METLGLMGAGIGAGLVALGAGLGIGRIGGSAMDGISRQPEAAAKIQTAMIISAALIEGVAFFAAVICLLIALG; the protein is encoded by the coding sequence ATGGAAACTCTCGGACTCATGGGCGCCGGTATCGGCGCGGGTCTCGTGGCACTGGGCGCTGGTCTGGGCATCGGCCGCATCGGTGGAAGCGCCATGGACGGCATCTCCCGCCAGCCTGAAGCCGCCGCCAAGATCCAGACCGCCATGATCATTTCCGCGGCGCTGATCGAAGGTGTGGCCTTCTTCGCCGCCGTGATCTGCCTGCTGATCGCTCTGGGTTAA
- a CDS encoding polymer-forming cytoskeletal protein, translating to MEPQTPGQNVTVISKDAVFEGTIVSKDSVRIDGRLTGQVTSEGTITVGSTGRVDGNLSAKQIVTAGTISGGIKASEKVELKGTSRLEGDLVTVRLVIEDGARFEGMCNMGSAATSDSATPAAASPVSAPAADDKGEKKPDGKSLFGGSR from the coding sequence ATGGAACCCCAGACTCCCGGCCAGAACGTCACGGTCATTTCCAAGGACGCCGTCTTCGAGGGCACCATCGTGTCCAAGGATTCCGTGCGCATCGACGGCCGTCTCACGGGCCAGGTGACCTCCGAAGGCACCATCACCGTGGGAAGCACGGGCCGCGTCGATGGCAATCTGAGCGCCAAGCAGATCGTGACCGCCGGTACCATTTCGGGTGGCATCAAGGCCAGCGAGAAGGTCGAGCTGAAGGGCACGTCCCGTCTCGAAGGCGATCTGGTGACCGTGCGCCTTGTGATCGAGGACGGCGCCCGATTCGAGGGCATGTGCAACATGGGCAGCGCCGCCACGTCCGACAGCGCCACCCCTGCCGCCGCCAGTCCCGTGTCCGCGCCGGCCGCCGATGACAAGGGCGAGAAGAAGCCCGACGGCAAGAGCCTCTTCGGCGGCTCACGTTAG
- a CDS encoding AtpZ/AtpI family protein, which translates to MSAPGSGYAKAGQLLEVGLRFGLTVALGAWGGYKLDAWLGWRPWLMILSTAIAGVAGFYWLLLTVKSVQRRDEESRDE; encoded by the coding sequence ATGAGCGCCCCCGGCAGCGGGTATGCCAAAGCCGGCCAGCTATTGGAAGTGGGCCTGCGTTTCGGGCTCACCGTCGCACTGGGTGCCTGGGGTGGTTACAAACTGGATGCCTGGCTGGGCTGGCGCCCCTGGCTCATGATCCTGTCCACGGCAATTGCCGGAGTGGCGGGGTTCTACTGGTTGCTGCTGACAGTGAAGAGCGTCCAGCGCCGGGACGAGGAGTCCCGAGATGAATGA